A genomic window from Planctomycetia bacterium includes:
- a CDS encoding class II fumarate hydratase, whose translation MTQFRIEKDSMGDVKVPAQAYYGAQTQRAVENFPISGKPLPKQLIHAMGLVKLACGIANRDLGKLTGTGKNPLNDAQVKAMLAACREVSEGKYDGEFPIDVYQTGSGTSSNMNANEVIANRAIEMMGGDRLVAAKPIHPNDHVNMGQSTNCTFPTAIHVAVAMAIVKELIPALGRLGDVLTKKAAAWDKIIKIGRTHLADATPLRLGQEIGGFARQIEQSIHRARRAADAVLELPVGGTAVGTGINTHPEFAARTSAALAQETGIPFIEAVNHFEANAQRDGLVECHGQLKTVAVTLFNVANNIRWLGSGPRCGFYELILPDRQPGSSIMPGKVNPVMCESMMQVTAKVMGNDQTISLSGATGGQFQLNIMMPVMGDTTLESISLLSHCTNAFVEFCAEEMEANEAQCNASIEKSLSMVTSLNPYIGYEKASKLAKDAFKSGKTIRELCTEQNILPPDQLEKALDPWAMTEPG comes from the coding sequence ATGACTCAATTTCGCATTGAAAAAGATTCGATGGGGGACGTGAAAGTTCCCGCTCAGGCCTACTACGGCGCGCAAACGCAACGAGCCGTCGAGAACTTTCCGATCTCCGGTAAGCCGCTCCCGAAACAATTGATCCACGCAATGGGCCTCGTCAAGCTCGCGTGCGGCATCGCAAATCGCGATCTCGGCAAGCTTACCGGCACCGGGAAGAATCCGCTGAACGATGCGCAGGTCAAGGCGATGCTCGCCGCTTGCCGCGAAGTCTCCGAAGGAAAGTACGACGGCGAGTTTCCGATCGACGTCTATCAGACCGGCTCGGGCACTTCGAGCAATATGAATGCCAACGAAGTGATCGCGAACCGTGCGATCGAAATGATGGGGGGAGATCGACTCGTGGCCGCGAAGCCGATTCACCCCAACGATCACGTCAACATGGGCCAGAGCACGAACTGCACGTTTCCGACGGCGATTCATGTCGCCGTGGCGATGGCGATCGTGAAGGAATTGATTCCCGCTTTGGGGCGTCTCGGCGATGTGCTGACGAAGAAAGCCGCGGCCTGGGACAAGATCATCAAGATCGGCCGGACTCACTTGGCCGATGCCACGCCGCTGCGGCTGGGTCAGGAAATCGGCGGCTTTGCCCGACAGATCGAGCAATCGATTCATCGGGCCCGCCGCGCTGCCGATGCCGTGCTGGAACTCCCGGTCGGCGGCACCGCCGTCGGAACGGGCATCAATACCCATCCCGAGTTCGCGGCGCGCACGAGCGCCGCGCTGGCGCAGGAAACCGGCATCCCGTTTATCGAAGCGGTCAACCACTTCGAAGCGAATGCCCAACGCGACGGCCTCGTCGAATGCCACGGTCAACTCAAGACGGTCGCCGTGACGCTGTTCAACGTCGCCAACAACATTCGCTGGCTTGGCTCCGGCCCTCGTTGCGGTTTCTATGAGCTGATTCTTCCCGATCGCCAGCCGGGCAGCTCGATCATGCCGGGCAAGGTGAACCCTGTGATGTGCGAGAGCATGATGCAGGTGACGGCGAAAGTCATGGGGAACGATCAGACGATCTCGCTGAGCGGTGCGACCGGCGGTCAGTTCCAACTCAATATCATGATGCCCGTCATGGGCGACACGACGCTCGAAAGCATCTCGCTCTTGTCGCATTGCACGAACGCGTTCGTCGAGTTCTGCGCGGAAGAGATGGAGGCAAATGAAGCACAGTGCAACGCCAGTATCGAGAAGAGCCTGTCGATGGTTACCAGCTTGAACCCCTACATCGGCTACGAGAAAGCCTCGAAGCTCGCGAAGGATGCGTTTAAGAGCGGCAAAACGATTCGCGAACTCTGCACGGAACAAAACATCCTGCCGCCGGATCAGCTGGAAAAAGCCCTTGATCCTTGGGCGATGACGGAACCGGGGTAG
- a CDS encoding DUF393 domain-containing protein produces MAVMQTPGQTATGQLPSPADHPQADVLIYDGDCKFCTASVHKLHQADRRRRLTFISLHDPEVQARWPDLKHEDLMRYMYVCTADGRKFHGAEAFKYLSTRLPLLYWMAPALYFPGLMPLWQACYRAFAKRRYRWGRIESCENGTCKIPARK; encoded by the coding sequence ATGGCAGTCATGCAAACACCGGGGCAGACAGCAACGGGCCAACTCCCGTCTCCGGCCGATCATCCGCAGGCCGACGTCTTGATCTACGACGGCGACTGCAAATTCTGCACGGCCAGCGTTCATAAGCTCCATCAAGCCGATCGTCGCAGACGGCTGACGTTTATTTCCTTGCACGATCCCGAGGTGCAGGCCCGTTGGCCGGACCTGAAGCACGAAGATCTGATGCGGTATATGTATGTCTGCACGGCCGATGGTCGGAAGTTTCACGGAGCCGAGGCGTTTAAGTATCTCAGTACGCGATTGCCGCTGCTCTATTGGATGGCACCGGCCCTCTACTTCCCGGGCCTGATGCCGCTCTGGCAAGCCTGCTATCGCGCGTTCGCGAAACGCCGATATCGCTGGGGACGGATCGAGAGTTGCGAAAACGGCACCTGCAAGATCCCGGCCCGAAAGTAG